In the Arthrobacter zhaoxinii genome, one interval contains:
- a CDS encoding bifunctional acetate--CoA ligase family protein/GNAT family N-acetyltransferase, with amino-acid sequence MVEQGHYPEYWEADVVLRDGGTGHLRPVSPADADALQAFHMRQSQSSIYLRFFTYKAKLSNKELERFTNVDYRDRVAFVITIGDEIIGIGRYDRLDDPTEAEVAFNIADGHQGRGLGSILLEHLAAAARENGIRRFSAEVLPENRKMIGVFADAGYEVSRHFDDGVIALDFNIDPTEKSLAVMEAREHRAEARSVADLLAPSSIAVIGASREWGSVGYQLLEHIIEGGFKGSVYAINPEAFELAGMISYARIAEVPEPVQLAVIAVPYDQVLAVADECAAAGVKALLVVTAGFGPKGPEGLAQQRALVRRARAHGMRVVGPASLGLINTRPEVSLNASMAPALPRRGGLGLFSQSAAIGVLLYATAQRRDLGLSSTISAGNRADVSGNDAMQYWEDDADTRVVAMYLESVGNPRKFSRLARRLARTKPVIVAKSDVTGLQLPPGHAVRTTQAPPGALDAMLRQSGVIRVSTNEQLIDVAQIAVSQPLPRGRRVAVFSNSAALGRVLADACTGLDLEITRLETELALDTGMSVALPQLRRTVTEVLSDDAVDAGVVAILPAPGLKTEAIAAVLAECVQATGKPLVAAFTGILDPSAHVEGLLAADPGVPGEGLPCFSSPGAAVAALASVVRYTEWANRDHGSFVEPAGVDTGGAAAYIDTLMDSVQGDALTRLDPGQTARLLEFYGISVLPAVGFATPDEAVAAAEQLGWPVAVKTREGHLRHRLDLGGVRLNISTPEALRTTVEQMRQALRRYGEFDMEVQSMAASGQGCRIRAIEDPLLGPVISFGLAGDATSLLDDWAHGVPPLTDRDIADLVRTPRAAAKLFGYQGLPEADIAALEDLMARLAVLKDEHPQIALIEINPVLVSADGITVLSADVRLGNPQRRTDSARRAMRD; translated from the coding sequence ATGGTGGAGCAGGGACATTACCCCGAATATTGGGAAGCCGACGTCGTGTTGCGGGACGGAGGGACCGGCCATTTACGGCCCGTGTCCCCCGCGGATGCGGACGCGCTGCAGGCGTTCCACATGCGCCAGTCGCAGAGCTCCATCTACCTTCGGTTCTTCACCTACAAGGCGAAGCTCAGCAACAAGGAACTCGAGCGCTTCACCAACGTGGATTACCGGGACCGGGTGGCGTTTGTCATCACCATCGGCGACGAGATCATCGGCATCGGCCGCTATGACCGCCTCGACGATCCCACCGAGGCCGAAGTCGCGTTCAACATTGCCGACGGACACCAGGGCCGCGGCCTGGGATCCATCCTGCTCGAACACCTTGCCGCCGCCGCCCGGGAGAACGGGATCCGCCGGTTCTCGGCAGAGGTCCTGCCGGAGAACCGCAAAATGATCGGGGTCTTCGCCGACGCCGGATACGAGGTGAGCCGGCACTTCGACGACGGCGTGATCGCCCTGGACTTCAACATCGACCCCACGGAAAAATCACTGGCGGTCATGGAGGCCCGTGAGCACCGTGCCGAGGCCCGCAGCGTCGCGGACCTGCTCGCGCCGTCGTCGATCGCCGTCATCGGGGCCAGCCGGGAATGGGGTTCGGTGGGCTACCAGCTGCTGGAGCACATCATCGAGGGCGGCTTCAAGGGCTCCGTCTACGCCATCAACCCGGAAGCCTTCGAACTCGCCGGAATGATCTCCTACGCCCGGATCGCCGAAGTGCCGGAACCGGTCCAGCTGGCCGTCATCGCCGTCCCGTACGACCAGGTCCTGGCAGTGGCGGACGAATGCGCCGCCGCAGGAGTGAAGGCCCTGCTCGTGGTCACCGCCGGTTTCGGTCCCAAGGGACCGGAGGGGCTGGCGCAGCAGCGCGCCCTGGTCCGCCGGGCACGTGCCCACGGCATGCGGGTGGTCGGCCCGGCGTCCCTGGGCCTGATCAACACCCGGCCGGAGGTGTCCCTGAACGCTTCCATGGCACCGGCCCTGCCGCGCCGCGGGGGACTGGGACTGTTCAGCCAGTCCGCCGCCATCGGCGTGCTGCTCTACGCCACCGCCCAGCGCCGCGACCTGGGACTGTCCTCCACCATCTCCGCGGGCAACCGTGCGGACGTCTCCGGCAATGACGCCATGCAGTACTGGGAGGACGACGCCGATACACGCGTTGTGGCGATGTACCTGGAGTCGGTGGGGAACCCGCGCAAGTTCTCCCGCCTGGCCCGCCGGCTGGCACGGACCAAGCCCGTGATCGTCGCCAAGTCGGATGTCACCGGCCTCCAGCTGCCGCCCGGCCACGCCGTCCGGACCACGCAGGCACCTCCGGGCGCCCTGGACGCGATGCTGCGCCAGTCCGGCGTCATCCGGGTCAGCACCAACGAGCAGCTGATTGACGTGGCGCAGATCGCGGTCAGCCAGCCGCTGCCGCGCGGCCGCCGCGTCGCCGTGTTCAGCAATTCGGCGGCCCTGGGCCGGGTCCTGGCGGATGCGTGCACCGGCCTGGACCTGGAGATCACCCGGCTCGAGACCGAACTGGCCCTGGACACCGGGATGAGCGTGGCCCTGCCGCAGCTGCGCCGGACGGTCACCGAGGTGCTGTCCGACGACGCCGTGGACGCCGGCGTCGTCGCCATCCTGCCGGCGCCGGGGCTGAAGACGGAAGCGATAGCCGCCGTCCTGGCCGAATGCGTGCAGGCAACCGGCAAGCCCCTGGTCGCTGCGTTTACCGGGATCCTGGACCCGAGTGCGCACGTGGAAGGACTGCTCGCGGCGGATCCGGGCGTCCCCGGCGAGGGACTGCCGTGCTTCAGCAGCCCCGGAGCTGCGGTCGCCGCCCTGGCGTCGGTGGTGCGCTACACCGAGTGGGCAAACCGGGACCACGGCAGTTTCGTGGAACCGGCCGGCGTCGACACCGGGGGAGCGGCGGCCTACATCGACACGCTGATGGACTCGGTTCAGGGCGACGCCCTGACCCGGCTGGACCCCGGTCAGACGGCCCGGCTCCTGGAGTTCTACGGCATCTCGGTGCTGCCCGCCGTCGGCTTCGCCACTCCGGACGAAGCCGTTGCCGCCGCCGAACAGCTCGGCTGGCCGGTTGCGGTCAAGACCCGTGAAGGGCACCTGCGGCACCGCCTTGACCTGGGCGGAGTCCGGCTGAACATCTCCACACCGGAGGCGCTGCGGACCACCGTGGAGCAGATGCGCCAGGCCCTGCGCCGCTACGGGGAATTCGACATGGAAGTCCAGTCCATGGCCGCCAGCGGGCAGGGCTGCCGCATCCGGGCCATCGAGGATCCGCTGCTGGGGCCGGTGATCTCCTTCGGACTGGCCGGCGACGCCACCAGCCTGCTGGACGACTGGGCGCACGGCGTCCCCCCGCTGACGGACCGCGACATTGCCGATCTGGTCCGGACGCCCCGTGCCGCGGCGAAGCTGTTCGGCTACCAGGGTCTGCCCGAAGCGGACATCGCGGCGCTGGAGGACCTGATGGCCCGGCTGGCCGTCCTGAAGGACGAGCATCCGCAGATCGCCCTGATCGAAATCAACCCGGTCCTGGTCTCTGCCGACGGCATCACCGTGCTGAGTGCGGACGTCCGGCTGGGCAACCCGCAGCGCCGCACCGACAGCGCCCGGCGGGCAATGCGGGACTGA
- a CDS encoding DUF5998 family protein, translating to MSPLLSAERRSLDASMERAGFYPTLLADVVHDALDGREPLSHLIHLETHFERTEVHRHITVLVLTEDMLVITHVDDQQLDDAGEQMMAQVSTESVPVTQIRSVVLGYMYAQPQNYKPSDPVREMTLAIAWSGGQRLDMGPAGCADPQCDADHGYTGTIAQEDIVLRVSAEADGAQAVQNAKAFARALRKVNTDTTAVPRPLDGGDARQRMPGIGGRFNRAHPQR from the coding sequence ATGTCGCCGTTACTTTCCGCTGAACGCCGCAGCCTTGACGCATCCATGGAACGGGCAGGCTTCTACCCGACGCTTCTGGCCGACGTGGTCCACGATGCCCTCGACGGCCGCGAACCGCTTTCCCATTTGATCCACCTGGAAACGCACTTTGAGCGTACCGAGGTGCACCGCCACATCACGGTTCTGGTGCTGACGGAGGACATGCTGGTCATCACCCACGTGGACGACCAGCAGCTGGACGACGCCGGTGAGCAGATGATGGCGCAGGTTTCCACCGAATCCGTTCCGGTGACGCAGATCCGCTCCGTGGTGCTGGGCTACATGTATGCCCAGCCGCAGAACTACAAGCCGTCCGACCCGGTGCGGGAAATGACCCTGGCCATCGCCTGGTCAGGCGGCCAGCGGCTGGACATGGGTCCGGCCGGCTGCGCAGACCCGCAGTGCGATGCGGACCACGGCTACACCGGCACCATCGCGCAGGAAGACATTGTGCTCCGGGTCAGCGCCGAAGCCGACGGCGCGCAGGCGGTCCAGAACGCCAAGGCCTTCGCCCGCGCGCTGCGCAAGGTCAACACCGATACCACTGCAGTTCCGCGCCCGCTCGACGGCGGCGATGCGCGCCAGCGCATGCCCGGCATCGGGGGCCGCTTCAACCGCGCCCACCCGCAGCGCTAG
- a CDS encoding alkaline phosphatase family protein, whose protein sequence is MRASACPASGAASTAPTRSARTVASIPAVPDLLPAAPAYGTRSVADVLSSAAAVLGVPGYQNRLDLPAARRVVVVMVDGLGLSLLRKRGGHAPFLKGFLPAARSLSASFPTTTVASLASLGTGLPPGRHGLVGYDVLDPQQDKVVNMLGSWDPGVDPLRWQPYPTVLEKAAEHIPVTTVSLPRFADSALTRAALRGGTFIPASGVHARVSAAVDALAGADRMLMYLYWNELDKAGHRYGAASPEWGNELEELDSALKRLVARVPAGTLVVLTADHGMVDVPVSQRFDYSTRPELIDGVRHTAGEPRMVHLYLEPEAGEAALARLKAAWQAAYGTRAWVFTRDEAVRAGYFGPEVDAAVLPRIGNLMVAAREPIALFDGRRAPASAMEVTGQHGSLTKAECEVPLLVLARPETRKAKSSTAQGGK, encoded by the coding sequence ATGCGCGCCAGCGCATGCCCGGCATCGGGGGCCGCTTCAACCGCGCCCACCCGCAGCGCTAGAACCGTGGCTTCGATCCCTGCTGTCCCTGACCTCCTGCCCGCAGCACCGGCCTACGGAACCCGTTCCGTAGCGGACGTGCTCTCCAGCGCCGCCGCTGTGCTGGGTGTCCCGGGCTACCAGAACCGGCTGGACCTTCCCGCCGCCCGCCGCGTTGTTGTGGTTATGGTGGACGGGCTGGGCCTGTCCCTGCTTCGGAAACGCGGCGGGCATGCGCCGTTCCTGAAGGGGTTCCTTCCGGCCGCCCGCAGCCTCAGTGCTTCCTTCCCCACCACCACGGTGGCGTCGCTGGCGTCCCTCGGCACGGGGCTTCCACCCGGGCGGCACGGTCTGGTGGGATATGACGTCCTGGATCCGCAGCAGGACAAAGTGGTCAACATGCTCGGGTCCTGGGATCCCGGCGTCGACCCGCTCCGGTGGCAGCCCTATCCCACCGTCCTCGAAAAGGCCGCAGAGCACATCCCGGTCACCACGGTCAGCCTGCCGCGCTTCGCCGACTCCGCACTGACCCGTGCCGCGCTCCGGGGAGGAACGTTCATCCCGGCGTCCGGGGTCCACGCCCGGGTTTCCGCAGCCGTCGACGCCCTGGCCGGGGCGGACCGGATGCTGATGTACCTGTACTGGAATGAGCTGGACAAGGCAGGGCACCGCTACGGTGCAGCTTCCCCGGAGTGGGGCAACGAGCTGGAAGAGCTCGACAGCGCCCTGAAACGGCTGGTGGCCCGAGTGCCGGCCGGCACCCTGGTGGTATTGACCGCAGATCACGGGATGGTGGATGTTCCGGTGTCGCAGCGGTTCGATTACAGTACCCGGCCGGAACTGATCGACGGCGTCCGGCACACGGCGGGGGAGCCGCGCATGGTTCATCTGTACCTGGAGCCGGAGGCAGGCGAAGCCGCGCTGGCCCGCCTCAAAGCTGCCTGGCAGGCCGCCTACGGCACCCGGGCCTGGGTCTTCACCCGGGACGAAGCAGTGCGTGCCGGCTACTTCGGTCCGGAGGTGGATGCCGCTGTCCTGCCGCGCATCGGGAACCTGATGGTCGCCGCACGGGAGCCGATTGCCCTGTTCGACGGCCGCCGGGCACCCGCGTCGGCTATGGAGGTCACCGGCCAGCACGGATCCCTCACCAAGGCGGAATGCGAGGTTCCGCTCCTGGTCCTCGCCCGGCCCGAAACACGCAAAGCCAAGTCCTCGACGGCGCAGGGCGGAAAGTAG
- a CDS encoding thymidine kinase: MAELVFFSGTMDCGKSTLALQMDYNHSARGRGGILFSRNDRAGESMISSRLGLQTPAVEVRDDTDFWAEVLRCRESGNVDYVICDEAQFYSAQQVEQLACIVDEMDIDVFAFGITSDFRTRLFPGSQRLVELADRMEVLQVRALCWCGRRATHNARTVDGVMVTEGDQVVVGDVESRTPAPAAAADTERPVFEDEPLFEDRPLFDDQPLFDAGDLLPAKEPGSPAGTAAGSGPVIGYETLCRRHYMRRVTAQQGAALAETGQAASLCSVETRPKTFGA, from the coding sequence ATGGCGGAACTGGTCTTTTTCTCAGGCACCATGGACTGTGGCAAGTCCACGCTCGCGCTCCAGATGGATTACAACCACAGCGCCCGCGGGCGCGGCGGCATACTGTTCAGCCGCAATGACCGGGCGGGGGAATCCATGATTTCCAGCCGCCTCGGCCTGCAGACTCCGGCCGTCGAGGTGCGCGACGACACCGACTTCTGGGCGGAGGTGCTGCGCTGCCGGGAGTCCGGCAACGTGGACTACGTCATCTGCGACGAGGCGCAGTTCTACAGCGCGCAGCAGGTGGAGCAGCTCGCCTGCATTGTGGACGAGATGGACATTGACGTGTTTGCCTTCGGTATCACCTCCGATTTCAGGACCCGGCTCTTCCCCGGATCCCAGCGTCTCGTGGAGCTGGCGGACCGCATGGAAGTCCTCCAGGTCCGGGCCCTGTGCTGGTGCGGTCGGCGGGCCACGCACAACGCACGCACCGTTGACGGCGTCATGGTGACGGAAGGGGACCAGGTGGTGGTGGGCGACGTCGAGTCCCGCACTCCGGCTCCGGCCGCCGCCGCGGACACGGAGCGGCCCGTGTTTGAAGACGAGCCGCTGTTTGAGGACCGGCCGTTGTTCGATGATCAGCCGCTGTTCGACGCCGGCGATCTCCTGCCGGCCAAGGAGCCGGGTTCTCCGGCAGGCACTGCGGCCGGATCCGGCCCTGTCATCGGTTATGAAACGCTGTGCCGGCGGCACTACATGCGCCGGGTAACCGCGCAGCAGGGTGCCGCCCTCGCAGAGACCGGGCAGGCGGCGTCGTTGTGCTCCGTAGAGACCCGGCCGAAAACCTTCGGGGCCTAG
- the sepH gene encoding septation protein SepH, with translation MQDLRLVGVQEGGEHLLLSGKGGETFRLRIDEALRVAASRPHRSAPQAAPSAGTSMSPRDIQARIRSGASAEEVAELSGLDLAHIHRYEGPVLAEREYVARQAQGVEVAAPMSATHDGYRSAFGENPVNLGDMVLHRLRSFGVDPDSVEWDAWRRPDGTWEVVARFALTEKSRVAIGEEPPARWIFSPLRKSVTNTNRWAQVLSELEPLDTPVPTRRLSAVADRVFDFEAEGSPSPDDTDNILEVLKSRRGQRLGSDEDGDDALAALLSKGSIPAAHPRDGSPEAEDEDSNGRSPRTGRLTLAPSVDSADSDDPVDPVTLPGSVTQTREISVLARPFRRRAARAEEPAAIDTQEAAAAPPAEKTVPEESPAPAPAEPSGRKNAGRDFPWDRLPNGGKGQQPEESDADKGKDDAAQERRIKPKRSSVPSWDEIVFGTKGD, from the coding sequence ATGCAGGATCTACGGCTGGTGGGTGTCCAGGAAGGTGGCGAACATCTGCTGTTAAGCGGCAAGGGCGGGGAAACCTTCCGTCTCCGGATTGATGAAGCACTCCGGGTGGCGGCATCACGTCCGCACCGGTCCGCGCCGCAGGCTGCTCCTTCGGCCGGCACCAGCATGAGCCCGCGGGATATCCAGGCACGGATCCGTTCCGGTGCCAGCGCCGAAGAGGTTGCCGAACTATCCGGCCTCGACCTTGCGCACATCCACCGCTATGAGGGTCCTGTCCTCGCCGAACGTGAGTACGTTGCACGGCAGGCACAGGGCGTGGAAGTCGCTGCACCGATGTCCGCCACCCACGACGGGTACCGCAGTGCCTTCGGCGAAAACCCGGTCAACCTCGGAGACATGGTGCTCCACCGGCTGCGTTCCTTCGGCGTCGACCCCGATTCCGTCGAGTGGGACGCCTGGCGCCGCCCCGACGGCACCTGGGAAGTTGTGGCACGTTTCGCACTCACGGAGAAGTCCCGCGTCGCCATCGGTGAAGAACCCCCGGCCCGCTGGATCTTCAGCCCGCTGCGCAAGAGCGTCACCAACACCAACCGCTGGGCGCAGGTCCTCAGTGAGCTGGAACCCCTGGACACGCCCGTGCCCACCCGCCGCCTGTCCGCCGTCGCGGACCGGGTCTTCGATTTTGAAGCCGAAGGCAGCCCGTCCCCGGACGACACCGACAACATCCTCGAAGTCCTCAAGTCGCGCCGCGGCCAGCGGCTGGGCAGCGATGAAGACGGCGACGACGCCCTCGCGGCTCTGCTCTCCAAGGGCAGCATCCCCGCAGCACACCCCCGCGACGGCAGCCCGGAAGCCGAGGACGAGGACAGCAACGGCAGAAGCCCGCGTACCGGCCGCCTGACCCTGGCGCCGTCCGTCGATTCAGCGGACTCCGACGACCCGGTTGATCCCGTAACCCTTCCCGGCAGCGTGACCCAGACGCGGGAAATCAGCGTCCTGGCACGGCCCTTCCGCCGGCGCGCAGCCCGCGCTGAGGAACCCGCGGCGATCGACACCCAAGAGGCAGCGGCGGCCCCGCCCGCGGAGAAGACTGTCCCGGAGGAATCACCGGCTCCTGCGCCCGCCGAACCGTCCGGCCGCAAGAATGCCGGACGTGATTTCCCGTGGGACCGACTGCCCAACGGCGGCAAGGGCCAGCAGCCGGAGGAATCCGACGCGGATAAGGGCAAGGACGACGCCGCGCAGGAACGGCGTATCAAGCCGAAGCGTTCCTCGGTTCCTTCCTGGGACGAGATTGTCTTCGGGACCAAGGGCGACTAG
- a CDS encoding DUF4193 domain-containing protein: MATDYDAPRKIEEDTVSEPLAALKTRRTDPQSAVVDEDEAEATDGFELPGADLSGEEVLVRVLPAQADEFTCASCFLVRHRSQIALEKNGMSYCVDCEG; the protein is encoded by the coding sequence ATGGCGACAGATTATGACGCCCCCCGCAAGATCGAGGAAGACACCGTCTCCGAGCCGCTAGCGGCGCTCAAGACCAGGCGTACCGATCCGCAGTCGGCCGTTGTCGACGAGGACGAAGCCGAGGCCACAGACGGATTCGAACTGCCCGGGGCGGACCTTTCCGGCGAAGAGGTCCTGGTGCGGGTCCTTCCGGCCCAGGCGGACGAGTTCACCTGCGCGTCGTGCTTCCTGGTCCGCCACCGCTCGCAGATAGCCCTGGAGAAAAACGGAATGTCGTACTGCGTGGACTGCGAAGGGTAG
- a CDS encoding DUF3093 domain-containing protein, translated as MSSPSPQSRSSKSSAGTVLYSERLTPSLGIWLVAALLAAACILVFVPISLGAGITGAVVAAVIFAVLLVMSTPQIRVTPETLQVGRAQIERRFIGKVEAFRGEDATMQRGPALNATAYMCIRGWISPVVRIEITDPADRTPYWLTSTRRPEKLVEALTQGR; from the coding sequence ATGTCATCCCCTTCCCCACAGAGCCGTTCCTCAAAGAGCTCCGCCGGCACCGTGCTGTATTCCGAACGCCTCACTCCCTCCCTCGGGATCTGGTTGGTCGCGGCCCTCCTCGCCGCCGCCTGCATCCTTGTGTTTGTCCCGATCAGCCTTGGGGCCGGAATCACCGGTGCCGTAGTTGCCGCCGTTATTTTTGCCGTCCTGCTCGTTATGTCGACCCCCCAGATCCGGGTCACTCCGGAAACCCTGCAGGTTGGCCGGGCACAGATCGAGCGCCGCTTCATCGGCAAGGTGGAGGCCTTCCGCGGTGAAGACGCCACCATGCAGCGCGGTCCGGCACTGAACGCCACGGCCTACATGTGCATCCGGGGCTGGATTTCGCCGGTGGTCCGCATTGAAATCACGGATCCGGCGGACCGCACGCCCTACTGGCTGACCTCGACGCGGCGTCCCGAGAAGCTCGTGGAAGCTCTCACGCAGGGCCGCTGA
- the dut gene encoding dUTP diphosphatase: protein MLDDGLEPPSYAHPGDAGADLRSRIDFTLAPGERQLIPTGVSLALPFGYAAFVHPRSGLATKHGISIVNAPGTVDAGYRGEISVTLINTDLSQPVTLRRGDRIAQLVIQRVETAEFDPVDELPDSVRGAGGFGSTGGFTAVPA, encoded by the coding sequence ATGCTTGACGACGGGCTGGAACCGCCGTCGTACGCGCACCCCGGCGACGCCGGAGCCGACCTTCGCTCCCGGATAGACTTCACCCTCGCACCCGGGGAACGTCAGCTCATTCCCACGGGTGTTTCCCTGGCACTGCCCTTCGGCTATGCAGCCTTTGTCCATCCCCGCTCCGGGCTGGCCACCAAGCACGGCATCAGCATCGTCAATGCACCCGGGACCGTGGATGCCGGTTACCGCGGCGAAATTTCGGTCACGCTGATCAATACCGATTTGTCGCAGCCGGTGACGCTTCGGCGCGGGGACCGGATTGCCCAGCTCGTGATCCAGCGGGTGGAAACGGCAGAGTTTGATCCCGTTGACGAGCTGCCGGACTCCGTCCGGGGAGCCGGCGGATTCGGTTCCACCGGAGGGTTCACCGCCGTTCCGGCCTGA
- a CDS encoding DUF3710 domain-containing protein — MAFGRRRKTKAEETAGTEAAAENAAAGEQADAGSGAVQAAGGPYDLSERPSEEGYIDLGALRIAASQGLQLRLEVEEKTQRVVAVTLDLEGSSLQLQAFAAPRSETLWDDIREQIGKSVASQGGTVDERSGIFGTELLARVPAQAQDGSKGYRVARFVGVDGPRWFLRGVFGGPAAMNPDAAGPLEEVFRNVVVVRGEQPLPPRDLLQLRLPRDASPLPRPDKAAAKPAAPERGPEITTIG; from the coding sequence ATGGCATTTGGGCGCCGTAGGAAAACCAAGGCAGAGGAAACGGCCGGGACCGAGGCAGCCGCGGAGAACGCAGCGGCCGGGGAACAGGCAGACGCCGGCAGCGGCGCCGTGCAGGCGGCCGGCGGTCCCTACGATCTCAGCGAGCGTCCCTCCGAGGAAGGCTACATTGACCTCGGAGCCCTCCGGATTGCCGCGTCCCAGGGACTGCAGCTGAGGCTGGAAGTCGAGGAGAAGACCCAGCGCGTGGTGGCCGTGACGCTGGACCTGGAAGGTTCCAGCCTTCAGCTGCAGGCCTTCGCCGCCCCGCGGTCCGAGACCCTCTGGGACGATATCCGGGAACAGATCGGCAAGTCCGTGGCCTCGCAGGGCGGAACAGTGGATGAGCGCTCCGGCATCTTCGGCACCGAGCTGCTGGCCCGGGTGCCCGCGCAGGCCCAGGACGGTTCCAAGGGATACCGCGTGGCCCGCTTTGTCGGTGTCGACGGTCCCCGCTGGTTCCTCCGCGGCGTCTTCGGCGGCCCGGCCGCAATGAACCCCGACGCCGCCGGCCCCCTCGAGGAAGTCTTCCGCAACGTCGTGGTGGTCCGCGGCGAGCAGCCCCTGCCGCCGCGCGACCTGCTGCAGCTGCGCCTGCCGCGCGATGCTTCCCCGCTCCCTCGCCCCGACAAGGCTGCCGCCAAGCCCGCCGCGCCCGAGCGCGGCCCGGAAATCACGACGATCGGCTAA
- a CDS encoding single stranded DNA-binding domain-containing protein, which produces MSIKSLPERGRASCCGYVSAITVVPVNDPPRFTAVVEDSMAEYRENPATARAKVRLVWVGQRRVPGIEAGTCLAFEGMVSTVDGRPTIFNPRYEIIGRPEADA; this is translated from the coding sequence GTGAGCATCAAATCCCTGCCGGAGCGCGGCCGTGCGTCCTGCTGCGGCTATGTTTCGGCCATCACCGTGGTTCCGGTCAACGATCCGCCCCGCTTTACGGCGGTGGTCGAGGACTCGATGGCCGAGTACCGGGAAAACCCGGCGACGGCACGGGCCAAGGTCCGCCTGGTCTGGGTGGGCCAGCGCCGGGTGCCGGGGATCGAGGCGGGAACCTGTCTCGCGTTCGAGGGCATGGTGTCCACTGTGGACGGCCGCCCCACGATCTTTAATCCCCGCTACGAAATCATTGGACGCCCGGAGGCCGACGCATGA
- a CDS encoding DUF3159 domain-containing protein, with the protein MSTPKHPEDGQPDLNQLAGQYAARAGVERRDDGQIDVLRSVGGVRGLAEAIIPGLLFTLLYTVGAELNVSLGAAVAAAAVFSVANLIQRRPLMQSLTGVAGVAICAFVALRSGDGATYFVPGFYLNGAYILAFLVSIAVKWPVAGLLFGMIRGENLDWRTEPVRLKAYTWASWIIVAVFALRLAVQLPLFLAGNVAALGTMRLAMGVPLYALGLWLAWVVSRPSAIAPEAASGSASSPAPGD; encoded by the coding sequence ATGAGCACCCCCAAACACCCGGAGGACGGCCAGCCGGACCTGAACCAGCTCGCAGGCCAGTACGCGGCCCGGGCGGGCGTGGAACGCCGGGACGACGGCCAGATTGATGTGCTCAGGTCCGTCGGCGGTGTCCGCGGACTTGCCGAGGCCATTATTCCGGGGCTCCTCTTCACCCTGCTCTACACGGTGGGCGCCGAGCTGAACGTCTCGCTGGGAGCGGCCGTGGCCGCAGCCGCCGTGTTTTCGGTGGCCAACCTTATCCAGCGGCGCCCGCTGATGCAGTCCCTGACCGGTGTGGCAGGCGTCGCCATCTGCGCCTTCGTGGCACTGCGCAGCGGCGACGGCGCCACGTACTTCGTGCCCGGGTTCTACCTGAACGGCGCCTACATCCTGGCGTTCCTGGTCTCGATCGCAGTGAAGTGGCCGGTTGCCGGACTGTTGTTCGGGATGATCCGCGGCGAGAACCTGGACTGGCGCACCGAACCTGTGCGGCTGAAGGCCTACACCTGGGCCAGCTGGATCATCGTGGCGGTCTTCGCGCTCCGGCTGGCCGTCCAGCTTCCGCTTTTCCTGGCCGGGAACGTGGCCGCGCTGGGCACCATGCGCCTGGCGATGGGCGTACCGCTCTACGCGCTGGGGCTCTGGCTGGCGTGGGTGGTTTCCCGCCCCTCGGCCATCGCGCCGGAAGCAGCGAGCGGGTCCGCATCCTCTCCGGCACCGGGAGACTGA